The genomic interval GTCGACGAGGACGAATTGAAGCGCCATCTTCCGACGCCCGAGGCGATGGTCGGCGTGAAGCTGTCGGGCAGCCAGGGCCTCTCGCGCACCACCTCGCTCATGCTGCGCAGCGTCTGGGACCAGGTTCAGGAAGGCATTCCGGACGAGCTCGGCTCGCGCATCGCCGACAGCCTGCTCGACATGTTCGCGACGTCCTGCGCGCAGATCAAGGGCGGCGCGGTCGCCGAGGCGGCCGTCATCGGCGCCCGCCGCGTCCAGATCAAGCGCTATATCGAGGCCAATCTGCGCAATCCGGAGCTCAGCGTGCGCTCCGTCGCGGCCGCGTTCGGCATCTCGCCGCGCTACCTGCACATCATGTTCTCCCGCGACGTCGAGACCGTGTCCGACTATGTCCTGCGCCGCCGCCTCGAAGAGTGCGGCCGCCAGCTCGCCGATGTCCTGTGGCGCCAGCGTACCATCACCGAGATCGCTTTCGGATGGGGCTTCAACAACGCCACCCACTTCGCGCGCGTGTTTCGCAACCACTACGGCACCAACCCGCGCGACTATCGCAACAGCCGCATCCGATCCGATGCGAGCCACACCGACCGGTCGCCGCGGCTCGTTGAGGCCTGATCGGCAAGCATCATGCGTGTATATGAAGTCGCTCACGGGGCGAAGGATCTGTCGGGCCTGACCCTGGTCGAGAGGGCCGATCCCGTGCCCGGGCCGCGTCAGGTTCTGGTGCGCATTCGCGCGGCGTCGCTGAATTTCCGCGACCTTGCCGTGGTCCAGGGCGTCTACCCCGGCCCGCCCGCCGCCAAGCCCGTCATTCCCTTGTCCGACGGGGCCGGCGAGGTCCTGGCGGTAGGAGAGGGCGTCACCCGCTTCAAGCCCGGCGACCGCGTCGCGCCGACCTTTTTCCAGGTCTGGATCGAGGGCAAGCCGCGGCCCAGCCGCGCGCTCGGCGCCGCGCCGGTCGACGGCGTGCTGGCGGAGCAGATCGTGCTGCACGAGGACGGCCTCGTCGCGCTGCCGTCCTGGATGAGCTTCGAGGAAGGTGCGTCGCTCGCCTGCGCCGCGGTGACGGCGTGGCACGGCCTGATGGTCGCCGGCAATCCGATCCGGCCGGGCGACAGCGTGCTGGTGCTCGGCACGGGCGGCGTGTCGATGTTCGCGCTGCAATTCGCCCGCGCCGCCGGGGCTCGGGTCATCGCAACCTCTTCGCATGACGAGAAGCTCGAGCGTGCCAGGGCCCATGGCGCCTCCGACGTCATCAACTACAAGACCCATCCCGACTGGGACAGGGAAGTGATGCGGCTCACCGGCGGCAAAGGCGTCGATTGCGTGATCGAGGTCGGCGGCAACGGCACGCTGGCGCGCTCGATGGCAAGCATCGGCTATGGCGGCAAGGTCTCGCTGATCGGCGTGCTGACGAACGCGCAGGGCGGCGACACGTCGCCGCACGGCTTGATGTTCCGCGGCGCCAGCCTGCACGGCATCTTCGTCGGCAACCGCGTGATGTTCGAGGACATGCTGGCCGCGATGACGGTGAACGCGATCAAGCCGATCATCGACAAGACTTTCGCCTTCGAGGACGCGGATTCGGCCTACAAATACCAGATGGAAGCCAGGCATTTCGGCAAGGTCGTGATCCGGGTCTGAACCATTCGAAGCCGAAAGGCGGTTCGAATCGCGCGGAAGGAGCCGAAGTCATTGAACGGCCGTGCAAATGCGCGTGGACAGGCGCTTCTCCGGCGGCGGAGCGTTGCGATCCGGATACAGGTGTCGGGATTTGCGTGATTTGGTGCGTAGACCGACTCGGTTCAAGGGGCGGCCGCGAATAAATCCGTAGACGGAGTTATCCTCCATCGACGCGCGCCAAGGATTTGACATGTAAGTCTTTTGTCAGTCCCGAGTGGGGATGGGCGCAGGGGTGGCCGTGCTGTATTACCGCGAACGATACTCTGTTGCGTAAGATTTATTTGAATCCTCCTCTCCGGTTCGGGGCGCCGTTGGCGAACGGGGAGTGGCTAGTGGATCCTGCGTTGCCGACAAGAGATGCAGTTGCAGCCTGACCCAACTGGCGCATAGTGAAGAAGTCCATGAATGACCCCTCCAACGGCATCGAATTTTGGGGCAAGGATATCGATGTATGTCGCGTCACCCTTTTCGAAGTAGCGGCGAAGCGCATATGCCACCAAATCTGAAAATTGGATCATCCGCGATGCGCGCGAATCGACAAATAACGGGACTTCAGACAAATTGTGAAGCTTGCCCCAGCGATGTCCGGCTTTTCTGAAGCCCAGGGCCAGGGCTTGAAGGGAGGTTTCGTATGACGACTTGTCCAAAACGAGCAGCCCGCGCTGAATATCTCCTGCCCTAAACAGCCGAGTTAGGGACAAATCGAACCTATTGCAGATTTGTTCGAACGCGTATTCCATCGGATCATTTGGCGAGATTGCGGCCTTATGAATAGCCGCCCCGAAGAGCCTCACGTGTGCAGAACGGGCGAGAAGATTTAAGGCTTCGATATAGATTTCGCGCCGACGGTCCTTCTTGAGATCGCGCCACTGTTTGCGACCTGCAAATATGTCGACCCCGCGAAATTCCACATTTTCATATTCAGAAGGAAACACATCTTTTGCGAGATTTTCGAGCGCGCGCGAGAGCCAATGAGGCATACGCTCAAAGACGCTAACGCCGGCGAGGATAATGTGTCTGTCGTCGGGGTTCTTTACTGACCCGGAATCGTCGAGATAAAGGATGTGCATGGGGCTGTCATGAAAAAGAAAAGGCGGCCGGGTGAAACACGAGGTTTCAACGAGTTGCTACGGCAGCTCTCCCAACCGCACTTGCTATATAACGGCTAACTATTAAAAAAGCAACCGTGCTCGCATTAAGCCATTGATAATCCAGACGTTTGTGCTGACGGCAACGTCAAGCCCTTGAAAATTCATAGCCAATGGACCTTTCGATCTTGCGTTAACGCTATCCAAATCATCACAGCGGGGACCTGACCATTGCCTCCCGCTGTGCGGGAAAGGTTATCCCAGCCAGTATGCCACCGCCCGCATCTCGATGCTCGCGCGCGGCTCGACGCCGTTCGGGCAGGAGGGATCGTCGAACGCCGAATGCGGGACGTGATGCGGCGCGGCCGGGTCGCCGTCATTGGTCTTGAAGATCAGAGCCTCGTCGCGCGTCATGCCGGCGAAATAGCACCAGCGATGGCGCGGATTGTGCCGCACCAGCAATCCTTCGAACGACCATTCCGGCGCGCCGCCCGGCGCGTCGAACACCGCATCGGCCGCGACGAGATCGTCCGGCGACAGGCTGCGCGGGTCGCACAGCGCCAGCGGCACGTCCTGCGGCGGCGGGGTGATCGCCCGCCACACATTGTAATGCGCGAAGCGGCGAACGCGTGCACCCGCCGGCCGCGAGCGCTCGGCGAATTCGCGCGCCGTCGGATCGCTGACGTCGATATGGATGAACCGCGCCGGCCGGGAATTGAACAGCTTGCCCGACAACGGCGAGCGCTCGCCGAAGCGCAGGATGCCCCTGCCGGTGACGACCACATGGTCCGCGCCGGTCTCGCGCCGCAGCAGGTCTTCGATCTCCGCGCCGTGGAGGCGCGCCACCGCCGCCTCGTCGCGGAAATCGGCGACGGCGCTGCGATGCGGCACGAGCGCGAAGCCTTCCGATGCCAGCGACGCGCCGGTGCCGCGCAAATCCTCGATCGCGACCTCGCGCGGATCGAGAACGAGATTGTCGCGGGCATGATCCTGCGCGTGATAGCGCGGCCGCTCCGCCATCGCGGCCAGGTAGTTGATGCGCGCGCGCACCGTTCGCGGCATCACGCCGTCCTTGCCAGCTCTCGCTTCAGGAACGCGTCGATCCGCGCATTGGCCTCGGTGGCGATCGTGTAGGGGAACATGTTGAAGCCGTGGATGCCGCCGGGATAGACCGCCAGCTCCGCTTCGTTCCCCGCCGCGATCCAGCGCGCATAGACGAACAGCGAATCGTCCAGGAAGGCGTCCAGCGTGCCGACGGTGAAGAGGGCCGGCGGCAGGGTCTTGAGGTTGGCGTAGAGCGCCGACATGTCGGGGTCGCGCCGCACGGCGGGATTGGGCGCGTAGCGCTCGGTGCAGAACTGGATGTCCCTGGTCTGCAGGAAGAAGCTTTCCTCGCCGATCCATTTCTGGCTCGGCGTCATGGTGGTGTCGTAATTGCCGTAGGACAGGTTGGCCGCCTTGAAGCCGGTGAAGCCGTGCTTGTCGCGCATCCGCACCAGGGTCGGCACGGCGAGCGTCGCGCCGGCCGACTCGCCGCCGATCGACAGCCAGTCCGAGCCGAACTCGGCCTTGGCATGCCTGGCAAGCCACAGCGCCGCGGTCTCGCAATCGTCCCAACCTTCCGGATAGGGATGCACCGGCGCCAGCCGGTACTCGACGCTGACGCAGGCGAGCCCCGTCGCGGTCATGATCCGCTCCAGCATCGGGTCCTGGTCGGCGGCCGATCCCATGATCAGCCCGCCGCCATGCAGGTGCATATAGACGCCCTTGGGATTGTCCGGCGCCACGACGTGCAGCGACACCGGCGCCCGGCCCTTTATCTCCGCGGTCAGCGTCCGGGCGCGGGGCGAAACCGGAGACGCGAACATCCGCTCGGGCGGCTTGCCGTCCGGCGCCGGCGGGCGCTCCCACGGCTTGGGCTGGCCCTTCATCTGCGCCGCGAGCGTCTCGTTGAAGGCGCGCGTCTCGGCGGAGACGGCGTCGGGCCTGAACAAGGCGGGGTCGAAGGGGTTCACGCGCATAACTCGCTCCTGTTTTTCCTCCCCCGCGTTTACGGGGGAGGGGGACCGCGAAGCGGTGGAGGGGGCACGACGGGGCGGGCCCCCTCCGCTTCGTTCGCTTCGCTCACTCAGCACCTCCCCCGCAACAGCGGGGGAGGAAATCCCCGTAACAGCGGGGGAGGGACTGCGAAGCGGTGGAGGGGGCACGACGGGGCGGGCCCCCTCCGCTTCGTTCGCTTCGCTCACTCAGCACCTCCCCCGCAACAGCGGGGGAGGAAATCCCGCAAGAGCGGGGGGACGAAATCCCCGCAACAGCGGGGGAGGAAAGCTGGAATTTACGCCGCCCTCGACAGCGGCTCGCCGATGGTGAGCGGCTCCGCGGTCCAGCTTTTCAGTTCGGGCAGGCAATGCCGGGCGAAAGTGGTGAGGTTTCCCGCTACCTCCTCATACGTCATGCCCCCGGTCCACAGATGCGGGAAGAAGCCCTGCGGCTTGCGCTGCGCCTTCACCTCCTCCAGCCGGCTCAGCACGTCCTTCGGCGTGCCATAGACCGATTGCTGGATGACGCCTTCCACCGCGCCCTCGATATCCTCCGGCTTCAGGCGCAGCGCCTTGTACGCCTCATAACCCTTGACCGAGCCGTGATGCTCCGACGCCATCTCGTAATGCTCGATCGCCGAGCGGAAGGTGTTCGCGGCATAGACCCGCGCCATCTCGTAAGCCTTGTCCCTGCTCTCATCGACGAAGACGAGGTTGGAGACGAACGGCCCCGGCGGCGGCACGTCCGGATGGAATTCCTTCCACGCCTTCAGCCACGGGTCCTCCGCCTGGTCGGCCTGCACCGGCACATGGCCCGCCTGGATCTTGCCGCCGCCGAAGGGCGGGCGGTTGGTGTTCGTCGTCATCGGCTGGTTCAGGAACAGCCGCGGCAGGCCGAGCTTGGCCGTGGCGCGCAGCGAATCCGGCGTGCCGCCCGCGACGAAGGCGCGGCCCTTGAGCGAGCGCAAAGGCCGCGGCCTGATCTCGCGGCGGGGCTGCTTGAAGATCTCGCCGCCCTCGATGAAGCCGGTCTCCAGCGCGTTGATGACCAGCGAGACGATCTCGTCGAACAGCTCGCGTGCTTTCGATTGGTCGATGCGCAGGCCCTCATATTCCAGCCGCGCCAGGCCGCGGCCGAGGCCGACCACCAGCCGCCCGCCGGAGAGATGGTCGAGCCAGGAAAGCTGCTCCGCGAGCCGCACCGGATCGTGCCACGGCGCCACGATCACCGCGGTGCCCAGCCGCATATGCCTGGTCTTGGCGGCCAGCCAGGACAGCGTCATCAAGGGCGCCGGGCTGACCGAATAGTCGTCGAAATGATGCTCGGTCATCCAGATCGAATCATAGCCGAGCTCCTCGCCCAGCAGGATCTGCCGAAGCTCGTCCTGCATGAACTGGCGATCGTCGATTTTCCGGTAATTCGCAAAGCCGGTGCAAAGTCCGACGTGCATGAAATCTTCCTCCTGGTCAGTCCGCCACGCCGAGGCCCCAGCCGCCGTCGATGACGATCTGCTGCCCGGTGATGTATTCGCAGGCCGGCGACGACAGAAACAGCGCCAGCCCCGCCATGTCCTTCGGCCAGCCGACGCGGTGCATCGGCACCCGCGCGGAGACCGTCTTCTGCGTCTCGGGATTGTGCGCGTGGCCGCCGCCGATATTGGTGACGAAGAAGCCCGGGGCGATGGCGTTGACGCAGATGCCATAGGCCGCCAGCTCCAGCGCCAGGTTGCGCATGAAATGCGCCGCGCCGGCCTTCGCCGCCATATAGGCGCTGCCGATCACCGCCTCCTGCGTCAGCCCCGCCAGCGAGGTCGTGACGATGATGCGGCCCGAACGCTGCGGCCGCATATGGCGCGCCGCGGCGCGGCAGGTGGCGAACACGCCGTTCAGATTGATGTTTATCGTGCGTTCCCAGCGCTCGTCGGTGTAGTTCTCGATGGCGCCCGCTTCGACGCGGCCTCTGCTGTCGCCGACCCAGGAATCCAGATAACCGATGCCGGAATCGATTCCGGCATTGGCGAACACCACGTCGATCTTGCCGTATGCTTTCGCCGCGTTGTCGAAGGCCTCGTCCAGCCGCTTGTGGTCGGTGACGTCGACCACCTCGCCGCGCACGTCATAGCCGAGCTCTTTCAGCCGCCGCACCTCGGACGCGATGCGCGCCGCGTCGATGTCGAGCAGCGTCACGCGCGCGCCGTTCTCGGCCAGCGCCTCCGCGAAACCGAGGCCGAGCCCGCTGGCGCCGCCGGTGATGACGACGCCATAGCCCTCGACCTTGAACAGATCGGCAATCTTCACCCGGCGCCTCCCGTCGTTTTGCCGAGCCTGACTCAGGACGCGGGAACGAACGCGCTTGTCAGCGCACTGCGATAAGCCCATCCGCGAACAGCATAATTCGCCGCCTTGCCAGCGCTGCCGCGCCGCTCCAACATCGCGAAAACATCCTGGGAGACGCCCGTGAAAAAGACTCGCTTCGGCATTTTCATGCCGCCGTTCAACGCGCCGGCGACGCAGAACGCGACCTCGTCGCTGCAGCGGAACGTCGACACGATCCGCCTGCTCGACGACCTCGGCTATGACGAGGCGTGGATCGGCGAGCATCATTCGGGCGGCGCCGAGATCATCGCCGAGCCGATCCAGTTCCTGTCCTATGTCGGTGCGCTGACCAAGCACATCAAGCTGGGGCCGGGCGTGGTGTCGCTGCCCTATCACAATCCGCTCTGGGTCGCCGACCGCATCATCCTCGCCGATCACCTTCTGCGCGGCCGCGTGATGCTGGGCTTCGGACCCGGCTCGCTGCCGACCGACGCCACGATGATCGGGCTGGAGCCCAAGCAGCTGCGTCCGGCGCTGGATCACGATGTCGGCGTCGTGCTCGATCTGCTCAAGGGCAAGACGGTGACGGTGAAGACCGACCGCTACAATCTGGTCGACGCGCAGTGCCAGCTCGCGCCCTATTCGGATTTCGACATCTGCGTCGCCGCCTCGACCTCGCCGGCCGGCTCGATGCTGGCGGGCCGCCACGGCCTCGGCATCCTCTCACTGGGCGCGCTGATGCGCGAGGACCTGAACCTGATGCGCCATCACTGGGACCGCGCCGAGGCGGAAGCCGCCAAGCACAACCAGACGGTCGACCAGAACCAGTGGCGCCTCGTCGGCTTCATGCACATCGCCGAGACCCGCAAGCAGGCCATCGAGGACGTCAAATACGGCCTGCATCATTTCGTGCGCTACACCCAGGAAGTCCTCGCGCTGCCGACGCTCAGGGTCAGCGGCAAGACCTTCGAGGAACAGCTTGCCTGGTTCACCGAGGGCGGCGTGGCGATCATCGGCACGCCCGACGACGCGATTGCCCATATCAAGCGGCTGCAGGAACAGTCCGGCGGCTTCGGCTCCTATCTGATGGTGGCGAACGATTTCGCGAGCTGGGAAGCGACGCGCAAGCACTACGAGCTGTTCGCGCGCTATGTCATGCCGGCCTTCCAGCCGTCGCAGGGCCGCCTGCTGGCCTCGGAGCGCTATGCGATCAGCCGGCACACCGAGCTCGACGCCGCCAATGGCGCGGCCATCCAGGCCTGGACCGACCAGAACGCCGTCAGTCCGGCCAAGCCCGGCACCGGCCCTTTGGGCGAGCGCTGAGTCCAAAAAAAGCGCCGTCCGGAGTGCTCCGGACGGCGCGGGCCGCTACATGACCCAGGGGAAATCCGCCCCGTTCTTAAACCGCCGGCCTCGGGTTCGTGCTGTGCTCACGCTGAAGGGTGAGTGCGCTAAATCGGAAGATCGGACCGAAGTCCGCGACGCCCCGCCACGATAGTGTGCGAGACATACGAATTGCTCCCGGTATACTGTGTCCCGCCCGCCCGCGATCCGGCGCAAGGAGACCAGGATGAGTTTTGACCGTGTCGAAATCCCCTATGGCGCCTATTGGTCGTCGCCCTTCGCCAAATGGCAGGGTGCGCTGCAGCATCTGCATTCCATGAAATTCGCCGCCCATGTCGCGAAGGCCGAGCTCAAGAAGCGCGACATCGCGCCGGAGGTGTTCGACTTCGGCGTCCTCGGCATGACCCTGCCGCAGTTCCAGTCCTTCTACGGCGCGCCCTGGCCGCTTTACGAGATCGGGCTCAAGCATGTCGTCGGCCCGACCATGACCCAGGTGTGCTCGACCGGGGCGCGCGTCGTCCTGGCCGGCGCGTCCGAGGTCCAGGTCGGCCTTGCGTCGGTCGCGCTGGTGCTCGCCACCGACCGCACCTCGAACGGCGCCCATGTCTACTATCCCGCGCCCAAGGCGCCGGGCGGCACCGGCCAGACCGAAGACCCGATGCTCTACAATTTCTCCAACGACGCCATCGGCGGCCACTCCATGCTGGAGACGGCGGAGAACGTGGCGCAGAAATACCAGATCTCGACCGAGGAGCAGCACGACGTCGTGCTGCGCCGCTACGCGCAATACCAGGACGCGCTGGCCAACGACCGCGCCTTCCACAAGAGGTTCATGACGCTGCCCTTCGCCGTGCCGAAACCGAACTTCAAGGGCGAGGACGCGGTGATGGAAGGCGACGAGGGCATCTTCCCGACCTCGGCTGAAGGTCTTGCCAAGCTCAAGCCGTCGACGCCGGGCGGCACCGTGACCTTCGGCGGCCAGACCCATCCGGCCGACGGCACCTGCGCCATGATCGTCACCTCGGCCGACAAGGCGCAGGAGTTCAGCAAGGACCCCAATATCCGCATCCGCTTCGCCGGCTTCGGCCAGGGGCGGGTGGACATGACCTGGATGCCGCTGGCGCCGGTCGCCGCGACCAAGCAGGTACTCAAGAACGCCGATCTCAAGATCGCCGACATGAAGGCGGTGAAATCGCACAATCCCTTCGCGGTCAACGACATCGCCTTCGCGCGGGA from Rhizomicrobium sp. carries:
- a CDS encoding helix-turn-helix domain-containing protein, translating into MLTYSTHGLPSPAKVSYWNDIISDVFAPLETRPAVGSEFDAEVHCANFGRLRLANATSRAATVRRSRGQAAKLDEHRYFLHVQMRGRLMIRQDGHDASLDEGDLVLSDSTLPYTLTYDDDCSTLVLIVDEDELKRHLPTPEAMVGVKLSGSQGLSRTTSLMLRSVWDQVQEGIPDELGSRIADSLLDMFATSCAQIKGGAVAEAAVIGARRVQIKRYIEANLRNPELSVRSVAAAFGISPRYLHIMFSRDVETVSDYVLRRRLEECGRQLADVLWRQRTITEIAFGWGFNNATHFARVFRNHYGTNPRDYRNSRIRSDASHTDRSPRLVEA
- a CDS encoding NAD(P)-dependent alcohol dehydrogenase, with translation MRVYEVAHGAKDLSGLTLVERADPVPGPRQVLVRIRAASLNFRDLAVVQGVYPGPPAAKPVIPLSDGAGEVLAVGEGVTRFKPGDRVAPTFFQVWIEGKPRPSRALGAAPVDGVLAEQIVLHEDGLVALPSWMSFEEGASLACAAVTAWHGLMVAGNPIRPGDSVLVLGTGGVSMFALQFARAAGARVIATSSHDEKLERARAHGASDVINYKTHPDWDREVMRLTGGKGVDCVIEVGGNGTLARSMASIGYGGKVSLIGVLTNAQGGDTSPHGLMFRGASLHGIFVGNRVMFEDMLAAMTVNAIKPIIDKTFAFEDADSAYKYQMEARHFGKVVIRV
- a CDS encoding DUF3800 domain-containing protein; amino-acid sequence: MHILYLDDSGSVKNPDDRHIILAGVSVFERMPHWLSRALENLAKDVFPSEYENVEFRGVDIFAGRKQWRDLKKDRRREIYIEALNLLARSAHVRLFGAAIHKAAISPNDPMEYAFEQICNRFDLSLTRLFRAGDIQRGLLVLDKSSYETSLQALALGFRKAGHRWGKLHNLSEVPLFVDSRASRMIQFSDLVAYALRRYFEKGDATYIDILAPKFDAVGGVIHGLLHYAPVGSGCNCISCRQRRIH
- a CDS encoding CmcJ/NvfI family oxidoreductase translates to MPRTVRARINYLAAMAERPRYHAQDHARDNLVLDPREVAIEDLRGTGASLASEGFALVPHRSAVADFRDEAAVARLHGAEIEDLLRRETGADHVVVTGRGILRFGERSPLSGKLFNSRPARFIHIDVSDPTAREFAERSRPAGARVRRFAHYNVWRAITPPPQDVPLALCDPRSLSPDDLVAADAVFDAPGGAPEWSFEGLLVRHNPRHRWCYFAGMTRDEALIFKTNDGDPAAPHHVPHSAFDDPSCPNGVEPRASIEMRAVAYWLG
- a CDS encoding alpha/beta hydrolase fold domain-containing protein, with protein sequence MRVNPFDPALFRPDAVSAETRAFNETLAAQMKGQPKPWERPPAPDGKPPERMFASPVSPRARTLTAEIKGRAPVSLHVVAPDNPKGVYMHLHGGGLIMGSAADQDPMLERIMTATGLACVSVEYRLAPVHPYPEGWDDCETAALWLARHAKAEFGSDWLSIGGESAGATLAVPTLVRMRDKHGFTGFKAANLSYGNYDTTMTPSQKWIGEESFFLQTRDIQFCTERYAPNPAVRRDPDMSALYANLKTLPPALFTVGTLDAFLDDSLFVYARWIAAGNEAELAVYPGGIHGFNMFPYTIATEANARIDAFLKRELARTA
- a CDS encoding LLM class flavin-dependent oxidoreductase, with the translated sequence MHVGLCTGFANYRKIDDRQFMQDELRQILLGEELGYDSIWMTEHHFDDYSVSPAPLMTLSWLAAKTRHMRLGTAVIVAPWHDPVRLAEQLSWLDHLSGGRLVVGLGRGLARLEYEGLRIDQSKARELFDEIVSLVINALETGFIEGGEIFKQPRREIRPRPLRSLKGRAFVAGGTPDSLRATAKLGLPRLFLNQPMTTNTNRPPFGGGKIQAGHVPVQADQAEDPWLKAWKEFHPDVPPPGPFVSNLVFVDESRDKAYEMARVYAANTFRSAIEHYEMASEHHGSVKGYEAYKALRLKPEDIEGAVEGVIQQSVYGTPKDVLSRLEEVKAQRKPQGFFPHLWTGGMTYEEVAGNLTTFARHCLPELKSWTAEPLTIGEPLSRAA
- a CDS encoding SDR family NAD(P)-dependent oxidoreductase — translated: MKIADLFKVEGYGVVITGGASGLGLGFAEALAENGARVTLLDIDAARIASEVRRLKELGYDVRGEVVDVTDHKRLDEAFDNAAKAYGKIDVVFANAGIDSGIGYLDSWVGDSRGRVEAGAIENYTDERWERTININLNGVFATCRAAARHMRPQRSGRIIVTTSLAGLTQEAVIGSAYMAAKAGAAHFMRNLALELAAYGICVNAIAPGFFVTNIGGGHAHNPETQKTVSARVPMHRVGWPKDMAGLALFLSSPACEYITGQQIVIDGGWGLGVAD
- a CDS encoding LLM class flavin-dependent oxidoreductase — protein: MKKTRFGIFMPPFNAPATQNATSSLQRNVDTIRLLDDLGYDEAWIGEHHSGGAEIIAEPIQFLSYVGALTKHIKLGPGVVSLPYHNPLWVADRIILADHLLRGRVMLGFGPGSLPTDATMIGLEPKQLRPALDHDVGVVLDLLKGKTVTVKTDRYNLVDAQCQLAPYSDFDICVAASTSPAGSMLAGRHGLGILSLGALMREDLNLMRHHWDRAEAEAAKHNQTVDQNQWRLVGFMHIAETRKQAIEDVKYGLHHFVRYTQEVLALPTLRVSGKTFEEQLAWFTEGGVAIIGTPDDAIAHIKRLQEQSGGFGSYLMVANDFASWEATRKHYELFARYVMPAFQPSQGRLLASERYAISRHTELDAANGAAIQAWTDQNAVSPAKPGTGPLGER
- a CDS encoding thiolase family protein codes for the protein MSFDRVEIPYGAYWSSPFAKWQGALQHLHSMKFAAHVAKAELKKRDIAPEVFDFGVLGMTLPQFQSFYGAPWPLYEIGLKHVVGPTMTQVCSTGARVVLAGASEVQVGLASVALVLATDRTSNGAHVYYPAPKAPGGTGQTEDPMLYNFSNDAIGGHSMLETAENVAQKYQISTEEQHDVVLRRYAQYQDALANDRAFHKRFMTLPFAVPKPNFKGEDAVMEGDEGIFPTSAEGLAKLKPSTPGGTVTFGGQTHPADGTCAMIVTSADKAQEFSKDPNIRIRFAGFGQGRVDMTWMPLAPVAATKQVLKNADLKIADMKAVKSHNPFAVNDIAFARETGYDLAKMNNYGCSLIWGHPQGATAMRLIIELIEELVEKGGGYGLFQGCAAGDSSLATIIEVSDRKRAA